The window TTCTTCATACGATTCATTATAGAAGTTCTCAGTTTCTGTTAGAataatctttcaaaaaaaaaaaaatcgataaaaaCATTGATGCTTAACCAGCAGTTCTTGGTCTTTGAGACACATGTCTCCGATTATACTCAGTGAGATCTTCCTCTCTGGGTTTATGTTAAACTCTACAATCAGGCGCAGGACCCATCTCGTTCAATCTTTCTCTGTTGTCTTCCTTTACTGGCTTTACTACGTCTCATAGTTTCTCAAACTCTCAACTTTATTACATAGTcgtataattaaaataaaaccctagtttcaaaaaataaatcttttttcttggttctgttctgttcttgACTTCCCCTACAAGAAAACCCATTTTAATATTCTCTCTTCTCGAAAAAGacttctttgtttgtttgtgtgtgtgtgtgctggATGGACTCGTCGTCGTCTGGAACAACTTCTTCGACGATTCAAACGTCGTCAGGACCTGAGGAGAATCTCATGGAGCAGAGAAAACGGAAGAGGATGCTCTCAAACCGTGAATCAGCGAGGAGATCaagaaagaagaaacagaagCTTCTTGACGATCTAACGGCTCAGGTTAATCAGCTTAGGAAAGAGAACAGCGAGATCGTGACAAGTGTCAGCATCACAACGCAACACTATTTAACCGTCGAAGCAGAGAACTCTGTTCTCAGAGCTCAGCTCGATGAACTCAGCCACAGGCTCGAATCTCTCAACGACATCATCGGTTTCCTTGACAATACCAACGGGATCTGTTCGAACACTCTGTCTGGTCCAGAGTCTGATGATTTCCTCGTGAGTCAGTTTAATATGAACATGTTTTATATGAACCAGCCACTCATGGCATCTTCTGATGCGTTACTGTATTAGAAATGTGGACCTAAAAACCTCGAAATTACAAAATGTGGTCGCTTTTTTTGTCTGATTGCAAGATATGTCCAAAGAGCAAGAGAGAGATATGTGTATAAATGGGTATGTTGTTCGATTGTTccatttcattttctttttgtagttTGTTCCGTCTTTGGCGCAATGTAGTAAAAGCATTGTTATGAGTGTTGTTTGTAATAAAGGCTCTGTTGCCGCATGACTACAAAGTGCTTTTAATATCTCAAGTGGCCCTATTTTTACTAGTTTATTGAGGGTtagtagtaattttttttttggtaaaatgggTTAGTAGTAATTGACTTCAAACTGTCGCCACCGTTAGAGTAAATAAAGATTTTAGCGCGTATAGACCAAAATACTGCTTGCATTTTGTATAATCTTGTCAGACTATCGTATTGGAATTCAAGTAATGAAACATGGAGCATATTTCTTTTATAATACATGTAACAAGATCATATCTATTTTCAAAGAGAAACAAATCGTTATTTTGATTACTTAGCCTGTGTTTCTTTTTAATTGACcaacatttatttaaaaaaagtcCCACGATCACTTACCTAACTACAATCTCATAAAGAGTTAGTATTATGCAAATGACACTAGCTTCTTTCTCAGCACTCTTACATTTACATAAAGCAAAATTTCACAAAAGGTATTAATTAGTCTTCAAAAAGTGTCGATATCTCCATGATATCAACGCCAACTTATGCATTTGGATGTATTCATAAGAAGAATTACAAATCTGTTACGCTAACGTAGCTAGCTAGTTAGATGAATTGAGGATTGTTaggtttatgttttttattgattatatttatatattatatataatgttttagtgGTGTTGAATTGGTGAaagaagattttttaaaaacccagtgcaaaagaaaaacatagaaTAATTGTAATGtatgaaaaaaattgtaatgtATGGAGACCACTCAAATGTAAGGGTTATCAAAACGCCCTATCTGCAGATTCTTGTAATATATTTTCAACGTATTTTTTGGTGAATTTGAGAGGTTTTGATGTGAACAATAGTCAATAGTTATACGTCAAATCTTCGCATCGTGTATTGTTTACTTTTACACATCTCATCTTTTTACTTCTTTTCGTATCTCGTTTTTTTCAGACTTTTTAATTTCAAAGTTCGATATATATTTATGAGTACTCTATATTTATACACCAGTAAATCACAAATAATGGTTATATTTCATCGTGACTCATAATGGGGAATCCTATTCTACCCTTTACTGGCAGTATTATACCTTTAGATGCTGCGTAGTTTGTTTTATATCCATTGATCACGGATGGTTCATTCGtgagtattaaaaatatatagaagcctctttatttttatttt of the Brassica rapa cultivar Chiifu-401-42 chromosome A03, CAAS_Brap_v3.01, whole genome shotgun sequence genome contains:
- the LOC103862358 gene encoding bZIP transcription factor 11; protein product: MDSSSSGTTSSTIQTSSGPEENLMEQRKRKRMLSNRESARRSRKKKQKLLDDLTAQVNQLRKENSEIVTSVSITTQHYLTVEAENSVLRAQLDELSHRLESLNDIIGFLDNTNGICSNTLSGPESDDFLVSQFNMNMFYMNQPLMASSDALLY